From Antedon mediterranea chromosome 9, ecAntMedi1.1, whole genome shotgun sequence, a single genomic window includes:
- the LOC140058523 gene encoding GDP-fucose transporter 1-like: protein MTEEKSNFPLGLENVSSFAAAAEGDQRLDYGARMAKPKSKDFGSLWSMYIQIGLAVASYWFISISLVFLNKYLLSSEDLKLNAPLFITCYQCVVTILLCYLLSCLGRMFPGMITFPKLRFDYRTTREVLPLSIVFVGMIVFNNLCLKYVGVAFYNVGRSLTTVFNVVMSYLILKQTTSKSALLCCITIIGGFVLGVDQEGITGVLNYKGVIYGVLASLCVSLNAIFTKKTLPCVDNNIWRLMYNNNINAVILFIPLLIFSGELQEVANFNKLYSGVFWLVMTITGIFGFAIGFVSGLQIKVTSPLTHNISGTAKACAQTILAIMYFQDIKTALWWISNALVLGGSLVYTVVRRNEMKRVHEAKANDEAKEGLLEKPV, encoded by the exons ATGACAGAAGAAAAATCGAATTTTCCCTTGGGCCTAGAAAATGTGTCATCGTTCGCCGCCGCTGCTGAGGGAGATCAAAGACTGGATTACGGCGCTAGAATGGCTAAGCCGAAAAGTAAAGATTTTGGGAGCTTATGGTCGATGTACATACAAATAGGTCTAGCTGTAGCTTCATATTG gtttatttcaatatcCCTTGTATTTCTCAATAAATACCTGCTTAGCAGTGAAGATCTTAAG tTGAATGCACCCCTATTTATCACTTGTTACCAATGTGTGGTTACGATTCTACTTTGTTACCTGCTCAGTTGTTTGGGACGTATGTTTCCAGGCATGATCACGTTTCCAAAGCTTCGGTTTGATTACCGTACGACGAGAGAG gttTTACCTCTTTCCATTGTATTTGTTGGTATGATTGTATTTAATAatctttgtttaaaatatgttggAGTTGCTTTTTACAATGTTGGCAGATCTCTTACAACTGTGTTTAATGTG GTGATGTCATATCTTATATTAAAGCAGACAACCTCAAAGTCAGCACTATTGTGTTGTATTACAATCATTGGTGGctttgtacttggtgttgatcAAGAAGGAATCACTG GTGTTCTCAACTATAAAGGTGTAATTTATGGTGTTCTAGCAAGTTTATGTGTATCACTTAATGCTATTTTCACTAAGAAAACACTACCGTGTGTTGATAACAACATCTGGAGGTTAATGTACAACAATAACATCAACGCTGTTATACTCTTTATACCGTTACTAATTTTCTCAGGTGAACTTCAAGAAGTTGCAAACTTTAACAAATTATATAGCGGTGTGTTTTGGTTAGTGATGACAATTACTGGAATATTTGGATTTGCGATCGGTTTTGTAAGCGGACTACAGATTAAAGTTACGAGTCCTCTGACGCACAATATAAGCGGCACGGCGAAAGCGTGCGCTCAGACAATTCTTGCAATCATGTACTTTCAAGATATCAAAACGGCGTTGTGGTGGATAAGTAACGCACTTGTATTAGGCGGATCGTTGGTTTACACCGTGGTGAGACGGAACGAAATGAAACGTGTGCATGAGGCAAAAGCGAACGATGAAGCAAAAGAGGGTCTCTTGGAAAAACCAGTTTAG